The window AAAGACCGCGTAGAAGACGCGCTACACGCAACTCGCGCAGCGGTTGAAGAAGGCGTAGTCGCAGGCGGTGGTGTTGCTCTAATTCGTGCAGCATCTAAGATTGTTGACCTACAAGGTGACAATGAAGAACAAAACGTTGGTATCCGCGTTGCATTACGTGCAATGGAAGCGCCAATCCGTCAAATCACCAAGAACGCTGGTGCCGAAGATTCAGTAGTAGCGAACAACGTGAAAGCAGGCGACGGCAGTTACGGCTACAACGCAGCAACAGGTGAATACGGTGACATGCTAGAGATGGGTATCCTAGACCCAACTAAAGTAACTCGTAGCGCACTACAATTCGCAGCATCGGTTGCAGGTCTGATGATCACAACTGAAGCAATGGTGACTGATATGCCACAGAAAGACGGCGCAGGCATGCCTGATATGGGCGGCATGGGCGGTATGGGTGGCATGGGCGGCATGATGTAACTTGCTGCTTACTTTGTCGCTGTAACGTCTTATAGCGTAAAAGTAACTGACCCAACCAAGAAGAAGCCGAGGTTTTTACCTCGGCTTTTTTTGTGCTTGGTATTTGGAGCATTCGTGCTGTCGATATGTCATAGCGATGCTATTCGTAGCCTACACAGTGCAATGGAATAGTGCTTTTTAACGTGGGGTGAATTGCGTTTGTTTATCCAGATATTTGGTTGAACAGGACATTGTCATTGTGTGGGGCTGGTACAAAAAATACTTCCGAAAATAGTGAAATATAGTCAGCGTAGATTTTTTCTATTATAGTCAACTTGTTAAATATGACGTGCGAGTAACATTTTTTATCTCGATTAGTAGAAAATGAGTACGCATACGCTATGTTGTAAATAATGCTTAATATAACGGAGATTAGAATGAAAAAGCTTTTGACGTCTTTGGCAGTGGTAGCCGCTGTTGCATCACCTGTCGCTCTTGCTGATAGTACTCCCGTGATGTTTTCTACAATCGATCACACTAATGCGCCATCTCGCTCTGAAGTGGGCGGTGTGCGTCTAGCTGTTCTACATGGTCAGGTTAACGAAGTGAAAGGTGTTGATTTCTCCCTACTTGGGATGTCAGAAACCGATCGTACAACAGGTGTTAACTTTGGTTTGTTCTTCGGTGCAGCTAAAGTTAACCAAGAAATGAAAGGTGCTTCACTTGGTTTGGTTAACTGGAACCGCGGCCAAACAACAGGCCTAAACCTAGGTGCGGTTAACATTACGAACAATGTGAAAGGCCTTAACTGGAGTGCGGTGAACTACTCTGAAGGTTACACAATGGCGGATGTCGGTCTGGCAAGTATCTCGAAAAAGTCTAATTTCCAGCTAGGCTTCTTCAACATGACAGACCAAATTGACGGTATTCAAATCGGTTTGCTTAACTGTGCGGATAACGGCTTCTTGAAGTGTTTTCCACTGATTAACTTCGCGAAATAATCTTAAGTCATCGTAATAAGGTTGAGACAAAAAGATCCCGAACCGATGTCGGGGTCTTTTTATATTTCATGTTTTAGCTTATTTGATCAAGCGGGACGCTTACTCTAAGTGCAGATCCAGTGGTGTTTTACTTGGCCTGCCACCGATTTCTCGCGTAAGTTTTGGCACCAGATAACCAGACACACGTGTAATCACTTCACGCATGATCGTTTTTGCCTCCTCATCGGAAACAAAGTAGTGCGCAGCGCCTTGAACCTTATCTAATACATGTAGGTAATAAGGTAACACCCCCGCATCAAATAAGGCTTCACTCAACTCGACCTGGGCATCCACCGAGTCATTGACCTCTTTAAGCAGCACACTTTGGTTAAGTAGAGTCACACCAGCTTGTTTGAGTTTGAATAGCTGAGAGGCGAGTTCAGTACTCAATTCGTTTGCATGGTTGATATGAGTGACTAAGATAACCTGTAGGCGAGAGTCGCGAAGCATCTCGCATAGCTCATCGGTTATTCGCGCAGGGATTACCACAGGTAAGCGGCTATGGATACGAAGACGTTTGATATGCGGAATTTGTGCAATGCGCTCTATCAGCCACTGAAGCTCATCATCTTTCGCCATTAATGGGTCGCCGCCGGAGAAGATCACTTCGTTCAGCTCGGGCTGCTGCGCAATATAGTCGAGACTTTGAGCCCAAGCTTGTTTACCACTTTTGTTATCCTGATACGGGAAATGTCGACGGAAGCAGTAGCGACAATTGACCGCACAGCCTCCTTTAACAATCATCAGGGCACGATTACGATATTTGTGCAGCAAGCCGGGGATCTCGTTGTCTTGCTCGTCCAGTGGATCGCTCGAATAACCTTTATGTACCTCAAACTCTTCACTTAAAGGTAAAACCTGACGTAAAAGAGGGTCTTTGGGATTGCCTTTTTCCATCCTATCGACAAAACTTTGCGGTACACGCTGTGCAAACAGCTTGCGCGCAGCAAACCCGTCCTGCCATGGCGAGGGATCTATTTCCAGTTTTTCGAGCAATTTTGCAGGATCAGAGATCCCATTCGCCAACTGTTTGAGCCAGTTTTGCTCAACAGAATCGACTTTTCGGGTTATTATGTGCGGCATTGAATTTAGCTCTAAGAATGTAAGAGGAAAAAATGGCTACAGTTAGCACCAATGAATTTAAAGGCGGTCTTAAGTTAATGCTTGATAATGAGCCTTGCGTAATTCTGGAAAACGAATACGTTAAACCAGGTAAAGGCCAAGCGTTCAACCGCGTGAAAATTCGTAAACTTCTTTCTGGTAAAGTGCTAGAGAAAACATTCAAGTCTGGTGACACTTGTGAAGTGGCAGACGTAATGGATATCGACCTAGATTATCTATATTCAGACGGCGAATTCTACCACTTTATGAACAATGAAACGTTCGAACAGATCGCGGCAGATGAGAAAGCGGTCGGTGAGAACGCTAAATGGTTGGTAGAAAACAACACTTGTATGATAACGCTTTGGAACGGTAACCCAATCTCAGTGACTCCACCAAACTTTGTTGAGCTGGAAGTTACTGACACAGATCCAGGTCTAAAAGGTGATACTCAAGGTACTGGTGGTAAGCCAGCTACGCTATCCACTGGCGCTGTTGTACGTGTTCCGCTATTCATCGCAATTGGCGAAGTGATCAAAGTTGATACTCGTACTGGTGAATACGTAGGTCGTGTGAAGTAATTCACTTAAACGTATCTAATAAAAAGGTCGCTTCGGCGGCCTTTTTTATTGCCTGAACATTGGCTGTTTTAGGGACTAGTTATTAGGTGATAACCGGTTCTATTAGTAAATAGAACATGGGTGACCAAAAGCTTAAAGAGCAAAAAGATCATAGGTGTCCAAAAACATAAAAAGCTGGCATAAAGCCAGCTTTTTATGTTTATAACAGTATCTTAAATCATGAAGATAAAGATGACTGATAGTGCACTGATAAGGCCGGCGAACGCATAGCATGCCACTTTGCCCACTACACCAGTGTGGAACTTAAGATCGTGCATACCGTGGTGAACACGGTGCATT is drawn from uncultured Vibrio sp. and contains these coding sequences:
- a CDS encoding phaC PHA synthase; protein product: MKKLLTSLAVVAAVASPVALADSTPVMFSTIDHTNAPSRSEVGGVRLAVLHGQVNEVKGVDFSLLGMSETDRTTGVNFGLFFGAAKVNQEMKGASLGLVNWNRGQTTGLNLGAVNITNNVKGLNWSAVNYSEGYTMADVGLASISKKSNFQLGFFNMTDQIDGIQIGLLNCADNGFLKCFPLINFAK
- the epmB gene encoding EF-P beta-lysylation protein EpmB, producing MPHIITRKVDSVEQNWLKQLANGISDPAKLLEKLEIDPSPWQDGFAARKLFAQRVPQSFVDRMEKGNPKDPLLRQVLPLSEEFEVHKGYSSDPLDEQDNEIPGLLHKYRNRALMIVKGGCAVNCRYCFRRHFPYQDNKSGKQAWAQSLDYIAQQPELNEVIFSGGDPLMAKDDELQWLIERIAQIPHIKRLRIHSRLPVVIPARITDELCEMLRDSRLQVILVTHINHANELSTELASQLFKLKQAGVTLLNQSVLLKEVNDSVDAQVELSEALFDAGVLPYYLHVLDKVQGAAHYFVSDEEAKTIMREVITRVSGYLVPKLTREIGGRPSKTPLDLHLE
- the efp gene encoding elongation factor P — translated: MATVSTNEFKGGLKLMLDNEPCVILENEYVKPGKGQAFNRVKIRKLLSGKVLEKTFKSGDTCEVADVMDIDLDYLYSDGEFYHFMNNETFEQIAADEKAVGENAKWLVENNTCMITLWNGNPISVTPPNFVELEVTDTDPGLKGDTQGTGGKPATLSTGAVVRVPLFIAIGEVIKVDTRTGEYVGRVK